In Plasmodium brasilianum strain Bolivian I chromosome 12, whole genome shotgun sequence, the genomic window aattagggaacagaaaaaaaaattagagcAGAAGGAGTAACAAATGGCACGTAGTTTGTACAGCATGAAGCATTTAGCGGTTCATTGgggcatatacatacatatgtgccTACTTGCATATGCACGTGCGCATGTTTGTAGTGTTACTTTATTTGTGAGAATGAGCtgataaatgtatttaaaataagtctttttttttttttttgcattagtATACCacatacattatattttcaacAATATTGCAATTATTTTGGAACTGTTATTCAGTTGTTATACGTTCGTGTGTATTCAAACATTATTCTCTTTTCCAATTTTTGGAGCAGAACTTCAGCGTTTTGCACATAGTggaacatttaaaaaaaaaattttttttttttgtgaaaagAGTTTGAAAATAAGCTCAATTCGTGTAATTTAACTGAACAGTAGAGGGGAGAGAGGTGGAAAAATGTGCGCAGAACATGTACATGCACACAAGCATATACTCTTACGCATAttcacatgtacatatatgtgtgtacaagtatatacaaaatattatgcaTTGTAGgcattttgtaaaaataaagcgcgagaaaaaaaaaactcgcAAAAGTTTAAGAAAtatcattaaatattatactttttcaattttatttatgtgcaTTATGGTAATAAAGGAATTTTTTCTTCAGTTATAAGTGCCTTTTCGCTTACGCACATGTCCATATGACCACATAACCACATGGTCATATGGTCATAATATCACAAGCTCTTGCGgacatgtgtacatatgatCTCATATATTGAgaacacatacataaaataagcacatatataatcttcatataattatatataatgccTATTATTCCAaggtttatattattatttaaccTTATATTCtgacatataaaaataaagaggaaTAAAATTCTCCTTATACTTGATGATTTTTAAAAGCCTCTTATATGAAGTGttcatttatgtaatataaaaaagttcaaGTGAGGagcatttaattttaatatgctAAATagctttttttctttcttttatttctttcctTCTTTGTTGCATTCTTTGTGATAAGcagaaaaaatagatattaaacgtaaaatatatttatgcatattttttttccgtttagaattttttatattttattattttttttcctcttcttttgttattacaattgagaaaaataatacaataagagaattctattattgttaatatttttctttttctattcaTATTATAAGTGTTCTCACTTTTATTCGAAGTTTTGtattctctttattttattttgactcttttattctcttcattttattctgattcttttattctctttattttattgtgacgtttttattctcttctttttattttgacaattttatacttttctttttattttgactattttattcttttctttttattttgacgtttttattctcttcattttattctgattcttttattctctttattttattttgacttttttattcttttctttttattttgactattttattcttttctttttattttgacgtttttattctcttcattttattttgaccTTTTTATTAgcttctttttattcttgtatttctatatttttatttcctttttttttttttaatgtaagtACGTATATTCGTACATGTGaacattattaattttaagttAAATTTAAACttcaatttaaatttttatttttgtttccttttaaatgaaatattcaCGTGCGTTTCCattttattgaaatttttcttttctattccttttcatttttttcatatctgAACCGCATTAGATATAcccatatgtatatgtatgtttcaTTATGggtatatgtaatatacaagcttttttcaaaaaatgagTCTAAAGAACAagtttttgttaatttataatGTTGTTTGTTGTGCACTATGGATAATCATTTTCTTTGTTACGTTACAGtatgtttttaataaagaaaaatatagtataaaGACATTTTGGCccacatataaaaatttaataacaataacacaGTCACTAgcaatttttgaaattttatttacaataaCTGGTATAGTTGAACTTATTATGCAgcttataacatatatatccTTAAATTTATCACTGTTGCTTTTCGTGTGTCCATATACACATAGATGtttgtgcatatatttacgtacttacatgtgcatatttatatgcgaatttttcccttttcagGCCTCATAAAATCAGTTGTAAGCTTAGTAACTACTCAAGTATGTAGTCGTCTGTTTGtcgtttatttaatttttaattatttgccAGGCAATAATAAATGGAAATTCCCATGCTTAATTGCATGGGCCATTATAGACGCAATtcgttatttattttattccctTAACTTACTAAACGTGCATcctcatattttaatatcacTGCGAAATAAACGTATGtttaaaataaggaaaagatACATGTGGATAAAGGGGGAAAGCATCGCTAAAATAAATTGCAGTGATGTACCCATaaagcatacatatacatacatttacacacatatacatacataaaaaaggaaatgtgCAGCTCGTGTATTcctatattttgttatgctTAGTTTTGCTTTGTAATAACTTATTtgtctatatttttttttatttatcagtACCCCTAATATTGTACCCCATAGGAATAACTTCAGAAATTGTCTGCACCATATCGAGTCTAAAAAACATTCATTCAACTCCTTATTTAAGATCTTTCCCATATTCTATGccgaataatttaaattttcaaattgatatatattatttttgtatttttgttttaatccTTTACATTCCTGGAAGTGTTCTGCTTTACATAGCAGCTAtgaagtaattttttttttttttagctagccattttttgttgtagttatgttaaatttttttttttttttaattagccattttttataattttaattattaccatgttttttatttttttcatatgcaCTTTCACGTATATATTACTGTATTCACAAACGTGCATacctatatattaatgtatgtgtatacatcTAGATGGTctcaatgaaaaatatgttattcaCACCAGTTTCAGTGTTGCTTATCATTGTTTATGTACGTACAAGTACATATGCTCATACATGCTTATATACAAACAttaacatatacatttatgcatatatacatgtgtacacttcttttttcaggaaaagcaaaaaacatataaaaagtacGGAAAAAAAGTTGGACTGAAGGAATGAAAAAGAAcgtcataaaaatataggcaattgcatatgtatacacacacGCACATGCACAtgcacatgcacatatatatatatatatatatatataattgaattattttaaaaaaaaaaaaaaaaaaaatattattaacaatagCCAATGTTCAAAGACAGTtaattattagaaatatttattgttgAAGTGGCCATATATTGAAAAGATTCAACAACTAAAAACCTATCCCAAAGgtaaactttttatttaacgtataattattaattagaAAATGAGCTATATAACAGTGTggaaatgaagaaataaaaaaaaagaaaaaaaaagtaaaccaTGATCATAAAGAATTACCTTTCGGCATAACACGAAACAGTTATGTGGGGAACGTGTTTAAATTATTCCCTATTTTAATatccttttgtttttattgtaGTGTAATATACTTCATTCCATTTCGCTTCATTTTATTGCATTATACTTCATTCCATTTCGCTTCATTTTATTGCATTATACTTCATTCCATTTCGCTCATTTTCATTGCATTATACatccttttattttacctcattctattttttaatttttttttttttcatttttgggaaatgtttaaaaatgaaacgacaagtaaattaattaaaattcttttcttATCAGAATAACTGAACAAACAATAAATACCGCTCGATTTATTGGAGCTTCTAAAATAATTCGTACATATTTTGCTTGTTAAGGGAAATTATACGATGTGCATATGTCGATGTGTAGATATATAGCACACAAATGTACAGCGTAAAATTGAAGGTATATTTTGTGGTTTCGAATATTCGTGTAAGGATAAATATACCCATTTATACATGAACAAATATGTGTATTAACATACATGGGtatttgccttttttttttttttttttttttattatttatttctttggGGTCATTGGGTCGAAACTGCACCACATTTTTATGGTACTCCTTCGtcaacaatttttttttccccctttaGAACATTTTGAACATCTCTATTTTCTAACCAGAGAAATAAATCATTGTTTTCGCTATCTTCACTTGAATATTCTTTTCCCCCACCGTTTATGTTATCCGTCAAGTCATCCTTCAAATATTCCATCAAATCATCCTTTACTCCATTTACtcttatttttcctttatgtATATCGTCCAAGGTAGAGTAGAACCATTCAAATTTACTGGCGTTATTTACACTgtccttttttattctattatctttagcaatttttttactaaatctctttttattttgatatgtattattaatattgtgACAGTTAGCTGTTTCTGTATGATTTTTTATACTAATATTAGTTTCTGCATTACCTTTACATGTGTTCTTCCCCTCTGAATGTTTCTCTACAACGTTTTCATAGTTTTTTATGTTCGTATTTATGTAGCTACAGTTGTTCATTGCTATTTCACTGTCCCTTTCATTACTACTTATTGTATCACAATGTTCACTAGTAGTCTTAATTTTGGCGTGGTAAGCGCTGCTTTCTTTTAACTTATTTAGAGGAGCATTACATGCActtacttctttattttgtgtGCTTATGACTTTGtctatttcgtttttttcttccttcatTTGTTCGATGATATGCCCTTGTTGTAATGATTCGAAATCCTTAGGAATTATGCAGCTTTCATTTTTTGCGTCTTTTTCGTTCATTTGGTCTTTTTCAACCATTTCAACCATTTCGCCctcttttccctttttccccattttgttttgttctaattgaaaaaaatgtgcACACGCATGTGAACACTTTGGCATCCCTTCTTCTGATGGCATTTTCCCATCGTATATTTTTAGTATGTCAAGTATCCTTGTAATCATATATCTCCTCCTTTCAGAATCTTCTAATTGTTCTACTGAATTAGAAATGTGCCCTTCGTCTTCATCATTACAAAGactctttttcatttcacTGATTAAGCTGTGTAACAATTCTTTCTCTTCTGTTTTCATGTTTTCAATTTTTGCACTTAGTTGGTTTATTTGTCCGGTCCCGGTAAGTTCGTTGTGTCGGCTTACCTCACGCATATCACTAACGCGGCTAATACTGCTAATACCTTTTTGTTTCTCTTTCCCCTCATCAGTAGTAATAAGGGCTCCATCTTCCACGTATTTGTCATGTGTTGTTTGCACACCAAGCTCACACTCACAATTATTATATCCattatttatcattaattcattttcatatttgaTATATTCACAAATAAACTCTTTTTTGTAGTTgtctattttttctaaagtAGTGTCTttgcttttaaaaaaattggcACAGTTCTTTTCTCTAATGGTGTTATTGAActtttgattatttttataaaataaattattatttcgtttttgtaatttttcatCTTGGATTTTTTGGAAATATTCCTTTAGTTGTTTAACCGTACCTTGTCTTTCTTTCTTGAATTTTATGTAGCAGTATTTATCActacttttttcattttccgcAGTGGGTATTGTACTGCTTTTACTGCTGCTAATAGTGTTTTCATTACTTACTATCGTACTGATAGTAGCTTTAttagaaatagaaatatctttatattttccacCTGGGTCACTCTCGTTTTTACTGGTGCACTCACTCATTGATTGCAGAGTTTCATTCTTTACCTTGGTTTTGTATTCTTcacaataatttttacatttataaaatttgtcAAACGATCTGTAGACAAATTTGTTGTGTTCATTGGTATTTTCGCTGTTGTGTACACTACCATTTTCTCTGTTGTGTACACTAGTATTTTCTCTGTTGTGTTCGCTTTTCTTGTAATGGTTATGGGTCAGGTCATTATCACTATCGCGATGAATTTTTAAACTACTTCTTCTATCATTAATTTCTTGTTCCTTTAATGTAATACTTTTCCTCAATTCTGCAAAATTGCTGAAGGTGGTTATACCACTTTCTGTTGCCTTTTCTCTGCTTTGTTTGCTACTGTGCTCTGATTTTACCAGagtcattttattttttttaactcctcaatttttattgtcgttttatttaattaattttctttgtGTAGCTATCATATATTCCTATGTTTCTTTTCCCTGCAACTATGTTCTACAGTTCTTTGCCTATTTGACGCATAAATGTGCAATGGTGCAATGGTGCAAATACACAAACATGCAAATACACAAACGTGCAAATGAgtacttacatatattcatatacatacacatatgtacctgtgcatacgtatgtgtaggtacttaatatattttcctctCTTGTTAGTGCGTTCCCTATTTTCTGATTTTCCTTGGTcgctataaaaatatacaatcaAAAAAAAGACCTTGCCAAACTGGTGaaaatagttaaaaaaataaaaagctgtttatcaaaaattttaaataaattttgctAATATTTTTGAGAATATTTTACGAATGTCAGTAACGTTCTACATGCATTTGTTCTTCTCTTGGTGAGCtctccctttttttattcttttcatttcgTTGTTTTACTTTGCTTTACTTTGCTTTTACTTCGCTTTACTTTGCTTTTACTTTGCTTTACTTTGCTTTACTTTGCTTTACTTTgcttttacttatttttatttttattttgaatacaGCCAAAGTTGTAActtcaaaaaatttcaagTAATGGTCATAAAACTAAATGGCGGAggtgtattttttatttcttttattttttactttttttgttttgctcataaaaaattgaatgtTTTAACTTAAGCACATGCATacaaatatttgaaaaaaaaaaaaaaaaaaaaagtaataatttttttttttttcttaaattaaaCCAATTCATTTAAGCTACTATCAATTTGATTCAGCTTAATTtgattcattttatttcagtTTTATTCAATTtggtttaattttttttttttttaatttttatcgcttttttcattttaacgGCTTAACGAATAAGCAGAGTCATGGAACCACTGTCTAAcaaattttagaaaattaaaatgtgcAAAGAAgctaccattttttttttttattttttctttttcctgtatatgtgttttaaaaaatgaaatttgtTTGAAATTGTCAAAGGTTTATAAATGTGCATACACGTTGGTGCTTATACTCACATGGGCTTGTacgcatacatatacttatacatatatttgtacatatatatatgtatatttctatacatgcacatatataatatatgaatacatacatacatatatgcatacaatatatatgtttggaTAATTAAAccaaatttaattaataaagagTTTAATTTCTgaagaatttataaaataggGTTAACTTTCACTTCTTTTGCTTGCCATGTAGCTATAactgtttaaaaaaaaataaataaaatgaaacaaaataaaatgaaacaaaataaaatgaaacaaaataaaatgaaacaaaataaaatgaaacaaaataaaatgaaacaaaataaaataaaataaaacaaaatgaaacaaaataaaatgaaacaaaatgaaatgaaataaaataaaatgaaataaaataaattagaatgGAACGGAATAAAATagagtaaaataaaacagaacagaatagaataaaattacaagCAAACTTCAACTTAACCgcttaaatttaaaaaatcgaatgcaccaaaaaaaaaaaaaaaaaaattaattttactcTTTTTCTTGTAACCCTTTTTactaacaataaaaaaaattgtgcaGTGGGCTTCGCAGTTGTTCCTAGCGGAACGTACGCccatatatacttacatatatacacatatatacacatatatacacatatatatacacacatatatacacatatatatgtccATACATGtgcctatatatatacatgcacagTGAAAACTCGAAAGGCTggcaataatattttacaatttttaattgCCTTAGGTAGATGCGAATTG contains:
- a CDS encoding hypothetical protein (conserved Plasmodium protein): MTLVKSEHSSKQSREKATESGITTFSNFAELRKSITLKEQEINDRRSSLKIHRDSDNDLTHNHYKKSEHNRENTSVHNRENGSVHNSENTNEHNKFVYRSFDKFYKCKNYCEEYKTKVKNETLQSMSECTSKNESDPGGKYKDISISNKATISTIVSNENTISSSKSSTIPTAENEKSSDKYCYIKFKKERQGTVKQLKEYFQKIQDEKLQKRNNNLFYKNNQKFNNTIREKNCANFFKSKDTTLEKIDNYKKEFICEYIKYENELMINNGYNNCECELGVQTTHDKYVEDGALITTDEGKEKQKGISSISRVSDMREVSRHNELTGTGQINQLSAKIENMKTEEKELLHSLISEMKKSLCNDEDEGHISNSVEQLEDSERRRYMITRILDILKIYDGKMPSEEGMPKCSHACAHFFQLEQNKMGKKGKEGEMVEMVEKDQMNEKDAKNESCIIPKDFESLQQGHIIEQMKEEKNEIDKVISTQNKEVSACNAPLNKLKESSAYHAKIKTTSEHCDTISSNERDSEIAMNNCSYINTNIKNYENVVEKHSEGKNTCKGNAETNISIKNHTETANCHNINNTYQNKKRFSKKIAKDNRIKKDSVNNASKFEWFYSTLDDIHKGKIRVNGVKDDLMEYLKDDLTDNINGGGKEYSSEDSENNDLFLWLENRDVQNVLKGEKKIVDEGVP